One Littorina saxatilis isolate snail1 linkage group LG1, US_GU_Lsax_2.0, whole genome shotgun sequence genomic window carries:
- the LOC138970133 gene encoding uncharacterized protein isoform X4 — MAYYQRQMSLASDAEFRDYGYNSVSNQSSAAGRSFSKSYAMPTRSVGAFYPGRSRASSVLHDSRADDYYLFDRVSDVSYLSNATLDTSDDTVRRSRGRDQKLLRDATSAIPSRGSVRDTSALTSSATPFGPRRFPRRVGKPTLRKNQSSSFYATSLAPNSNEAAPTKGLSTSDAMASASPAPSSGSWRRYGGSLPRSASEARSFYQDVEASLDKAPRKPRAMSVDPYLSSPSYTPTMGSPVLSRRSMPPPPLSTLSESRLLNTGRVGSTTYTRPTYSSAPVHPGYEPVYVEFEPENKPVYPTRRRPRVLASARRPAGNYYQRLLRKRGKQQGRFGPYYDLESIEGSDLSVLSDTGSLDGTYEVGYDDIDCTGVSPPSSPPTYRRILDLPSSSSPYYVDQDTEFVPFGPSRPLQTKGLFELSPYDADDDDVDVECYNSRALPSPTTDLSLSTYLPSYLTPPSLKAPTATAPSVSLPPLPYRSVVPYTSSLAASSPAVPSSHIPSQQLFESLIASSIQRAKSALNTLAIPAYQGASLVLSVEGAGLSPEGKRVGFTYTPPPIPLYGRSPRLDDNLLAIKPLATVKPVDSFLAGYMDRMQALRLALNTGLDRDRSRRLEYGLAPLETGPRLSTTSTHTPSYTQSHEYVPVKHLTSQKLDRLPVTTYRSRYDDGRTHRVDVFSLGEIQPRLPDSSQAIKIPESATGGYELSVLDKINIKAAIIASKMEPDPMKRRRPRSEYAAKKYRQLRMDSKDSIYSGLPSSGGLRSSVPSAPRPSDRKIIRTEDGYSKPKNLLSWQYRLDSMINPKDVLYEPASFGRIRSQVRNAQERMDRHRQMIDRYLPEEGEDSTSAKDRVLRKMADMEKHDPVIGGGVDTRRPTRT, encoded by the exons AGCAGTGCAGCAGGCCGAAGCTTCTCCAAGAGTTACGCCATGCCCACCCGTTCCGTGGGAGCTTTTTACCCGGGTCGGTCCCGCGCTTCCAGTGTTTTGCATG ACTCGAGGGCGGACGATTACTATTTGTTTGACCGTGTCAGTGACGTCAGCTATCTTTCGAATGCCACGCTGGACACGAGTGATGACACTGTCAGGAGATCCAGGGGGCGCGACCAGAAACTGCTAAGGGATGCTACAAGTGCTATC CCTTCCCGGGGGTCTGTCCGAGACACGTCAGCCCTGACGTCGTCCGCCACCCCCTTTGGTCCCCGGCGCTTCCCCCGCCGCGTTGGCAAGCCCACCCTTAGGAAGAACCAGAGCTCGAGCTTTTACGCTACGTCTCTCGCCCCGAACTCCAATGAGGCCGCCCCAACCAAGGGCCTGTCCACCTCTGACGCCATGGCCAGTGCCAGCCCCGCCCCTAGCTCGGGCAGCTGGCGGCGGTACGGGGGGAGCCTGCCGCGCTCAGCCTCCGAGGCCAGGTCGTTCTATCAGGACGTGGAGGCCTCGCTAGACAAGGCGCCCCGCAAGCCCCGCGCCATGTCCGTCGACCCCTACCTGTCCAGCCCGTCATACACCCCCACCATGGGCTCCCCCGTCCTCAGCCGTCGCTCCAtgcctccccctcccctttcaACGCTCAGCGAGAGCAGGCTTCTGAACACGGGCAGAGTGGGCTCCACAACCTACACCCGACCCACCTACAGCTCCGCCCCCGTGCACCCTGGCTACGAGCCCGTCTATGTTGAGTTCGAGCCTGAAAACAAGCCCGTGTATCCCACTCGCCGTCGCCCGCGTGTGCTGGCCTCCGCCCGTCGCCCGGCGGGCAACTACTACCAGCGGCTGCTGAGGAAACGCGGCAAGCAGCAGGGGAGGTTCGGGCCTTACTACGACCTGGAGTCTATCGAGGGCAGCGACCTGTCTGTCCTCAGCGATACGGGATCGCTGGACGGTACGTATGAAGTTGGTTATGATGACATTGACTGCACCGGTGTGAGCCCGCCTTCTTCTCCTCCAACCTACCGTCGGATCCTCGACCTTCCCTCCTCTTCTTCACCCTACTATGTTGACCAGGACACGGAGTTTGTGCCTTTCGGACCGTCTCGCCCACTTCAGACCAAAGGGCTGTTCGAACTGTCGCCTTACGACGCCGACGACGACGATGTAGACGTTGAGTGCTATAACTCTCGCGCCCTTCCTTCTCCGACCACCGATCTGTCTCTGTCCACTTACCTCCCCTCTTACCTGACTCCCCCCTCTCTAAAAGCCCCCACCGCCACAGCCCCCAGTGTGTCCCTCCCCCCTCTGCCCTACCGGTCTGTGGTGCCCTACACATCCTCCCTGGCTGCCAGCTCACCCGCCGTGCCTTCCTCCCACATCCCGAGTCAGCAGCTGTTCGAATCCTTGATTGCCTCTTCCATTCAGCGCGCTAAGAGCGCCCTCAATACTCTGGCTATTCCAGCCTACCAAGGGGCCAGCCTCGTGCTCAGCGTGGAAGGAGCGGGACTGTCACCCGAAGGAAAGCGGGTAGGGTTCAcctacaccccaccccccattcCACTGTACGGCCGCTCCCCGCGCCTGGACGACAACCTGCTGGCCATCAAGCCCTTGGCCACCGTCAAGCCCGTGGACAGCTTCCTGGCCGGATACATGGACCGCATGCAGGCTCTCAGGCTGGCCCTCAACACTGGTCTGGACAGGGACAGGTCTAGGCGTCTCGAGTACGGCCTCGCGCCCCTGGAGACTGGCCCCCGTCTCTCCACCACCTCCACCCACACCCCCTCCTACACACAGAGCCACGAGTACGTGCCGGTCAAGCACCTGACCTCACAGAAACTCGATCGTCTTCCTGTCACCACCTACCGCTCGCGGTACGACGACGGCCGCACCCACCGGGTGGATGTGTTCTCCCTCGGGGAGATCCAGCCCCGCCTGCCCGACTCCTCGCAGGCCATCAAAATCCCCGAGTCCGCCACCGGGGGATACGAGCTGTCCGTGCTCGATAAGATTAACATCAAG GCGGCAATCATTGCCAGCAAGATGGAACCTGACCCCATGAAGCGCAGGCGTCCTCGTTCCGAGTACGCGGCCAAGAAGTACCGGCAATTGCGCATGGACAGCAAG GACAGTATCTATTCTGGACTCCCCAGCTCCGGCGGATTGCGCTCCTCCGTGCCTTCTGCG CCAAGACCTTCTGATCGCAAGATCATCCGGACGGAAGATGGATACTCCAAGCCCAAGAACCTCCTTTCATGGCAG TACCGGTTGGACTCAATGATCAACCCCAAAGACGTCCTCTACGAGCCCGCCTCCTTCGGTCGCATCCGCAGTCAGGTGAGGAACGCCCAAGAAAGGATGGACCGCCATCGACAGATGATTGACCGATACCTGCCCGAGGAAGGAGAGGACTCCACCAGCGCCAAAGATCGCGTCCTCCGGAAGATGGCTGATATGGAAAAACATGACCCCGT
- the LOC138970133 gene encoding uncharacterized protein isoform X2 translates to MAYYQRQMSLASDAEFRDYGYNSVSNQSSAAGRSFSKSYAMPTRSVGAFYPGRSRASSVLHDSRADDYYLFDRVSDVSYLSNATLDTSDDTVRRSRGRDQKLLRDATSAIPSRGSVRDTSALTSSATPFGPRRFPRRVGKPTLRKNQSSSFYATSLAPNSNEAAPTKGLSTSDAMASASPAPSSGSWRRYGGSLPRSASEARSFYQDVEASLDKAPRKPRAMSVDPYLSSPSYTPTMGSPVLSRRSMPPPPLSTLSESRLLNTGRVGSTTYTRPTYSSAPVHPGYEPVYVEFEPENKPVYPTRRRPRVLASARRPAGNYYQRLLRKRGKQQGRFGPYYDLESIEGSDLSVLSDTGSLDGTYEVGYDDIDCTGVSPPSSPPTYRRILDLPSSSSPYYVDQDTEFVPFGPSRPLQTKGLFELSPYDADDDDVDVECYNSRALPSPTTDLSLSTYLPSYLTPPSLKAPTATAPSVSLPPLPYRSVVPYTSSLAASSPAVPSSHIPSQQLFESLIASSIQRAKSALNTLAIPAYQGASLVLSVEGAGLSPEGKRVGFTYTPPPIPLYGRSPRLDDNLLAIKPLATVKPVDSFLAGYMDRMQALRLALNTGLDRDRSRRLEYGLAPLETGPRLSTTSTHTPSYTQSHEYVPVKHLTSQKLDRLPVTTYRSRYDDGRTHRVDVFSLGEIQPRLPDSSQAIKIPESATGGYELSVLDKINIKAAIIASKMEPDPMKRRRPRSEYAAKKYRQLRMDSKDSIYSGLPSSGGLRSSVPSAPRPSDRKIIRTEDGYSKPKNLLSWQYRLDSMINPKDVLYEPASFGRIRSQVRNAQERMDRHRQMIDRYLPEEGEDSTSAKDRVLRKMADMEKHDPVIGGGVDTRRPTCGGDPSNPPMSDLRRRIRRTLNKTRHSSVF, encoded by the exons AGCAGTGCAGCAGGCCGAAGCTTCTCCAAGAGTTACGCCATGCCCACCCGTTCCGTGGGAGCTTTTTACCCGGGTCGGTCCCGCGCTTCCAGTGTTTTGCATG ACTCGAGGGCGGACGATTACTATTTGTTTGACCGTGTCAGTGACGTCAGCTATCTTTCGAATGCCACGCTGGACACGAGTGATGACACTGTCAGGAGATCCAGGGGGCGCGACCAGAAACTGCTAAGGGATGCTACAAGTGCTATC CCTTCCCGGGGGTCTGTCCGAGACACGTCAGCCCTGACGTCGTCCGCCACCCCCTTTGGTCCCCGGCGCTTCCCCCGCCGCGTTGGCAAGCCCACCCTTAGGAAGAACCAGAGCTCGAGCTTTTACGCTACGTCTCTCGCCCCGAACTCCAATGAGGCCGCCCCAACCAAGGGCCTGTCCACCTCTGACGCCATGGCCAGTGCCAGCCCCGCCCCTAGCTCGGGCAGCTGGCGGCGGTACGGGGGGAGCCTGCCGCGCTCAGCCTCCGAGGCCAGGTCGTTCTATCAGGACGTGGAGGCCTCGCTAGACAAGGCGCCCCGCAAGCCCCGCGCCATGTCCGTCGACCCCTACCTGTCCAGCCCGTCATACACCCCCACCATGGGCTCCCCCGTCCTCAGCCGTCGCTCCAtgcctccccctcccctttcaACGCTCAGCGAGAGCAGGCTTCTGAACACGGGCAGAGTGGGCTCCACAACCTACACCCGACCCACCTACAGCTCCGCCCCCGTGCACCCTGGCTACGAGCCCGTCTATGTTGAGTTCGAGCCTGAAAACAAGCCCGTGTATCCCACTCGCCGTCGCCCGCGTGTGCTGGCCTCCGCCCGTCGCCCGGCGGGCAACTACTACCAGCGGCTGCTGAGGAAACGCGGCAAGCAGCAGGGGAGGTTCGGGCCTTACTACGACCTGGAGTCTATCGAGGGCAGCGACCTGTCTGTCCTCAGCGATACGGGATCGCTGGACGGTACGTATGAAGTTGGTTATGATGACATTGACTGCACCGGTGTGAGCCCGCCTTCTTCTCCTCCAACCTACCGTCGGATCCTCGACCTTCCCTCCTCTTCTTCACCCTACTATGTTGACCAGGACACGGAGTTTGTGCCTTTCGGACCGTCTCGCCCACTTCAGACCAAAGGGCTGTTCGAACTGTCGCCTTACGACGCCGACGACGACGATGTAGACGTTGAGTGCTATAACTCTCGCGCCCTTCCTTCTCCGACCACCGATCTGTCTCTGTCCACTTACCTCCCCTCTTACCTGACTCCCCCCTCTCTAAAAGCCCCCACCGCCACAGCCCCCAGTGTGTCCCTCCCCCCTCTGCCCTACCGGTCTGTGGTGCCCTACACATCCTCCCTGGCTGCCAGCTCACCCGCCGTGCCTTCCTCCCACATCCCGAGTCAGCAGCTGTTCGAATCCTTGATTGCCTCTTCCATTCAGCGCGCTAAGAGCGCCCTCAATACTCTGGCTATTCCAGCCTACCAAGGGGCCAGCCTCGTGCTCAGCGTGGAAGGAGCGGGACTGTCACCCGAAGGAAAGCGGGTAGGGTTCAcctacaccccaccccccattcCACTGTACGGCCGCTCCCCGCGCCTGGACGACAACCTGCTGGCCATCAAGCCCTTGGCCACCGTCAAGCCCGTGGACAGCTTCCTGGCCGGATACATGGACCGCATGCAGGCTCTCAGGCTGGCCCTCAACACTGGTCTGGACAGGGACAGGTCTAGGCGTCTCGAGTACGGCCTCGCGCCCCTGGAGACTGGCCCCCGTCTCTCCACCACCTCCACCCACACCCCCTCCTACACACAGAGCCACGAGTACGTGCCGGTCAAGCACCTGACCTCACAGAAACTCGATCGTCTTCCTGTCACCACCTACCGCTCGCGGTACGACGACGGCCGCACCCACCGGGTGGATGTGTTCTCCCTCGGGGAGATCCAGCCCCGCCTGCCCGACTCCTCGCAGGCCATCAAAATCCCCGAGTCCGCCACCGGGGGATACGAGCTGTCCGTGCTCGATAAGATTAACATCAAG GCGGCAATCATTGCCAGCAAGATGGAACCTGACCCCATGAAGCGCAGGCGTCCTCGTTCCGAGTACGCGGCCAAGAAGTACCGGCAATTGCGCATGGACAGCAAG GACAGTATCTATTCTGGACTCCCCAGCTCCGGCGGATTGCGCTCCTCCGTGCCTTCTGCG CCAAGACCTTCTGATCGCAAGATCATCCGGACGGAAGATGGATACTCCAAGCCCAAGAACCTCCTTTCATGGCAG TACCGGTTGGACTCAATGATCAACCCCAAAGACGTCCTCTACGAGCCCGCCTCCTTCGGTCGCATCCGCAGTCAGGTGAGGAACGCCCAAGAAAGGATGGACCGCCATCGACAGATGATTGACCGATACCTGCCCGAGGAAGGAGAGGACTCCACCAGCGCCAAAGATCGCGTCCTCCGGAAGATGGCTGATATGGAAAAACATGACCCCGT
- the LOC138970133 gene encoding uncharacterized protein isoform X8, whose amino-acid sequence MAYYQRQMSLASDAEFRDYGYNSVSNQSSAAGRSFSKSYAMPTRSVGAFYPGRSRASSVLHDSRADDYYLFDRVSDVSYLSNATLDTSDDTVRRSRGRDQKLLRDATSAIPSRGSVRDTSALTSSATPFGPRRFPRRVGKPTLRKNQSSSFYATSLAPNSNEAAPTKGLSTSDAMASASPAPSSGSWRRYGGSLPRSASEARSFYQDVEASLDKAPRKPRAMSVDPYLSSPSYTPTMGSPVLSRRSMPPPPLSTLSESRLLNTGRVGSTTYTRPTYSSAPVHPGYEPVYVEFEPENKPVYPTRRRPRVLASARRPAGNYYQRLLRKRGKQQGRFGPYYDLESIEGSDLSVLSDTGSLDGTYEVGYDDIDCTGVSPPSSPPTYRRILDLPSSSSPYYVDQDTEFVPFGPSRPLQTKGLFELSPYDADDDDVDVECYNSRALPSPTTDLSLSTYLPSYLTPPSLKAPTATAPSVSLPPLPYRSVVPYTSSLAASSPAVPSSHIPSQQLFESLIASSIQRAKSALNTLAIPAYQGASLVLSVEGAGLSPEGKRVGFTYTPPPIPLYGRSPRLDDNLLAIKPLATVKPVDSFLAGYMDRMQALRLALNTGLDRDRSRRLEYGLAPLETGPRLSTTSTHTPSYTQSHEYVPVKHLTSQKLDRLPVTTYRSRYDDGRTHRVDVFSLGEIQPRLPDSSQAIKIPESATGGYELSVLDKINIKAAIIASKMEPDPMKRRRPRSEYAAKKYRQLRMDSKDSIYSGLPSSGGLRSSVPSAFLQDRRRR is encoded by the exons AGCAGTGCAGCAGGCCGAAGCTTCTCCAAGAGTTACGCCATGCCCACCCGTTCCGTGGGAGCTTTTTACCCGGGTCGGTCCCGCGCTTCCAGTGTTTTGCATG ACTCGAGGGCGGACGATTACTATTTGTTTGACCGTGTCAGTGACGTCAGCTATCTTTCGAATGCCACGCTGGACACGAGTGATGACACTGTCAGGAGATCCAGGGGGCGCGACCAGAAACTGCTAAGGGATGCTACAAGTGCTATC CCTTCCCGGGGGTCTGTCCGAGACACGTCAGCCCTGACGTCGTCCGCCACCCCCTTTGGTCCCCGGCGCTTCCCCCGCCGCGTTGGCAAGCCCACCCTTAGGAAGAACCAGAGCTCGAGCTTTTACGCTACGTCTCTCGCCCCGAACTCCAATGAGGCCGCCCCAACCAAGGGCCTGTCCACCTCTGACGCCATGGCCAGTGCCAGCCCCGCCCCTAGCTCGGGCAGCTGGCGGCGGTACGGGGGGAGCCTGCCGCGCTCAGCCTCCGAGGCCAGGTCGTTCTATCAGGACGTGGAGGCCTCGCTAGACAAGGCGCCCCGCAAGCCCCGCGCCATGTCCGTCGACCCCTACCTGTCCAGCCCGTCATACACCCCCACCATGGGCTCCCCCGTCCTCAGCCGTCGCTCCAtgcctccccctcccctttcaACGCTCAGCGAGAGCAGGCTTCTGAACACGGGCAGAGTGGGCTCCACAACCTACACCCGACCCACCTACAGCTCCGCCCCCGTGCACCCTGGCTACGAGCCCGTCTATGTTGAGTTCGAGCCTGAAAACAAGCCCGTGTATCCCACTCGCCGTCGCCCGCGTGTGCTGGCCTCCGCCCGTCGCCCGGCGGGCAACTACTACCAGCGGCTGCTGAGGAAACGCGGCAAGCAGCAGGGGAGGTTCGGGCCTTACTACGACCTGGAGTCTATCGAGGGCAGCGACCTGTCTGTCCTCAGCGATACGGGATCGCTGGACGGTACGTATGAAGTTGGTTATGATGACATTGACTGCACCGGTGTGAGCCCGCCTTCTTCTCCTCCAACCTACCGTCGGATCCTCGACCTTCCCTCCTCTTCTTCACCCTACTATGTTGACCAGGACACGGAGTTTGTGCCTTTCGGACCGTCTCGCCCACTTCAGACCAAAGGGCTGTTCGAACTGTCGCCTTACGACGCCGACGACGACGATGTAGACGTTGAGTGCTATAACTCTCGCGCCCTTCCTTCTCCGACCACCGATCTGTCTCTGTCCACTTACCTCCCCTCTTACCTGACTCCCCCCTCTCTAAAAGCCCCCACCGCCACAGCCCCCAGTGTGTCCCTCCCCCCTCTGCCCTACCGGTCTGTGGTGCCCTACACATCCTCCCTGGCTGCCAGCTCACCCGCCGTGCCTTCCTCCCACATCCCGAGTCAGCAGCTGTTCGAATCCTTGATTGCCTCTTCCATTCAGCGCGCTAAGAGCGCCCTCAATACTCTGGCTATTCCAGCCTACCAAGGGGCCAGCCTCGTGCTCAGCGTGGAAGGAGCGGGACTGTCACCCGAAGGAAAGCGGGTAGGGTTCAcctacaccccaccccccattcCACTGTACGGCCGCTCCCCGCGCCTGGACGACAACCTGCTGGCCATCAAGCCCTTGGCCACCGTCAAGCCCGTGGACAGCTTCCTGGCCGGATACATGGACCGCATGCAGGCTCTCAGGCTGGCCCTCAACACTGGTCTGGACAGGGACAGGTCTAGGCGTCTCGAGTACGGCCTCGCGCCCCTGGAGACTGGCCCCCGTCTCTCCACCACCTCCACCCACACCCCCTCCTACACACAGAGCCACGAGTACGTGCCGGTCAAGCACCTGACCTCACAGAAACTCGATCGTCTTCCTGTCACCACCTACCGCTCGCGGTACGACGACGGCCGCACCCACCGGGTGGATGTGTTCTCCCTCGGGGAGATCCAGCCCCGCCTGCCCGACTCCTCGCAGGCCATCAAAATCCCCGAGTCCGCCACCGGGGGATACGAGCTGTCCGTGCTCGATAAGATTAACATCAAG GCGGCAATCATTGCCAGCAAGATGGAACCTGACCCCATGAAGCGCAGGCGTCCTCGTTCCGAGTACGCGGCCAAGAAGTACCGGCAATTGCGCATGGACAGCAAG GACAGTATCTATTCTGGACTCCCCAGCTCCGGCGGATTGCGCTCCTCCGTGCCTTCTGCG
- the LOC138970133 gene encoding uncharacterized protein isoform X9: MAYYQRQMSLASDAEFRDYGYNSVSNQSSAAGRSFSKSYAMPTRSVGAFYPGRSRASSVLHDSRADDYYLFDRVSDVSYLSNATLDTSDDTVRRSRGRDQKLLRDATSAIPSRGSVRDTSALTSSATPFGPRRFPRRVGKPTLRKNQSSSFYATSLAPNSNEAAPTKGLSTSDAMASASPAPSSGSWRRYGGSLPRSASEARSFYQDVEASLDKAPRKPRAMSVDPYLSSPSYTPTMGSPVLSRRSMPPPPLSTLSESRLLNTGRVGSTTYTRPTYSSAPVHPGYEPVYVEFEPENKPVYPTRRRPRVLASARRPAGNYYQRLLRKRGKQQGRFGPYYDLESIEGSDLSVLSDTGSLDGTYEVGYDDIDCTGVSPPSSPPTYRRILDLPSSSSPYYVDQDTEFVPFGPSRPLQTKGLFELSPYDADDDDVDVECYNSRALPSPTTDLSLSTYLPSYLTPPSLKAPTATAPSVSLPPLPYRSVVPYTSSLAASSPAVPSSHIPSQQLFESLIASSIQRAKSALNTLAIPAYQGASLVLSVEGAGLSPEGKRVGFTYTPPPIPLYGRSPRLDDNLLAIKPLATVKPVDSFLAGYMDRMQALRLALNTGLDRDRSRRLEYGLAPLETGPRLSTTSTHTPSYTQSHEYVPVKHLTSQKLDRLPVTTYRSRYDDGRTHRVDVFSLGEIQPRLPDSSQAIKIPESATGGYELSVLDKINIKAAIIASKMEPDPMKRRRPRSEYAAKKYRQLRMDSKDSIYSGLPSSGGLRSSVPSADRRRR, translated from the exons AGCAGTGCAGCAGGCCGAAGCTTCTCCAAGAGTTACGCCATGCCCACCCGTTCCGTGGGAGCTTTTTACCCGGGTCGGTCCCGCGCTTCCAGTGTTTTGCATG ACTCGAGGGCGGACGATTACTATTTGTTTGACCGTGTCAGTGACGTCAGCTATCTTTCGAATGCCACGCTGGACACGAGTGATGACACTGTCAGGAGATCCAGGGGGCGCGACCAGAAACTGCTAAGGGATGCTACAAGTGCTATC CCTTCCCGGGGGTCTGTCCGAGACACGTCAGCCCTGACGTCGTCCGCCACCCCCTTTGGTCCCCGGCGCTTCCCCCGCCGCGTTGGCAAGCCCACCCTTAGGAAGAACCAGAGCTCGAGCTTTTACGCTACGTCTCTCGCCCCGAACTCCAATGAGGCCGCCCCAACCAAGGGCCTGTCCACCTCTGACGCCATGGCCAGTGCCAGCCCCGCCCCTAGCTCGGGCAGCTGGCGGCGGTACGGGGGGAGCCTGCCGCGCTCAGCCTCCGAGGCCAGGTCGTTCTATCAGGACGTGGAGGCCTCGCTAGACAAGGCGCCCCGCAAGCCCCGCGCCATGTCCGTCGACCCCTACCTGTCCAGCCCGTCATACACCCCCACCATGGGCTCCCCCGTCCTCAGCCGTCGCTCCAtgcctccccctcccctttcaACGCTCAGCGAGAGCAGGCTTCTGAACACGGGCAGAGTGGGCTCCACAACCTACACCCGACCCACCTACAGCTCCGCCCCCGTGCACCCTGGCTACGAGCCCGTCTATGTTGAGTTCGAGCCTGAAAACAAGCCCGTGTATCCCACTCGCCGTCGCCCGCGTGTGCTGGCCTCCGCCCGTCGCCCGGCGGGCAACTACTACCAGCGGCTGCTGAGGAAACGCGGCAAGCAGCAGGGGAGGTTCGGGCCTTACTACGACCTGGAGTCTATCGAGGGCAGCGACCTGTCTGTCCTCAGCGATACGGGATCGCTGGACGGTACGTATGAAGTTGGTTATGATGACATTGACTGCACCGGTGTGAGCCCGCCTTCTTCTCCTCCAACCTACCGTCGGATCCTCGACCTTCCCTCCTCTTCTTCACCCTACTATGTTGACCAGGACACGGAGTTTGTGCCTTTCGGACCGTCTCGCCCACTTCAGACCAAAGGGCTGTTCGAACTGTCGCCTTACGACGCCGACGACGACGATGTAGACGTTGAGTGCTATAACTCTCGCGCCCTTCCTTCTCCGACCACCGATCTGTCTCTGTCCACTTACCTCCCCTCTTACCTGACTCCCCCCTCTCTAAAAGCCCCCACCGCCACAGCCCCCAGTGTGTCCCTCCCCCCTCTGCCCTACCGGTCTGTGGTGCCCTACACATCCTCCCTGGCTGCCAGCTCACCCGCCGTGCCTTCCTCCCACATCCCGAGTCAGCAGCTGTTCGAATCCTTGATTGCCTCTTCCATTCAGCGCGCTAAGAGCGCCCTCAATACTCTGGCTATTCCAGCCTACCAAGGGGCCAGCCTCGTGCTCAGCGTGGAAGGAGCGGGACTGTCACCCGAAGGAAAGCGGGTAGGGTTCAcctacaccccaccccccattcCACTGTACGGCCGCTCCCCGCGCCTGGACGACAACCTGCTGGCCATCAAGCCCTTGGCCACCGTCAAGCCCGTGGACAGCTTCCTGGCCGGATACATGGACCGCATGCAGGCTCTCAGGCTGGCCCTCAACACTGGTCTGGACAGGGACAGGTCTAGGCGTCTCGAGTACGGCCTCGCGCCCCTGGAGACTGGCCCCCGTCTCTCCACCACCTCCACCCACACCCCCTCCTACACACAGAGCCACGAGTACGTGCCGGTCAAGCACCTGACCTCACAGAAACTCGATCGTCTTCCTGTCACCACCTACCGCTCGCGGTACGACGACGGCCGCACCCACCGGGTGGATGTGTTCTCCCTCGGGGAGATCCAGCCCCGCCTGCCCGACTCCTCGCAGGCCATCAAAATCCCCGAGTCCGCCACCGGGGGATACGAGCTGTCCGTGCTCGATAAGATTAACATCAAG GCGGCAATCATTGCCAGCAAGATGGAACCTGACCCCATGAAGCGCAGGCGTCCTCGTTCCGAGTACGCGGCCAAGAAGTACCGGCAATTGCGCATGGACAGCAAG GACAGTATCTATTCTGGACTCCCCAGCTCCGGCGGATTGCGCTCCTCCGTGCCTTCTGCG